TCAAAACATGCTCTTTCAGTGCGATATTAATTTCTTTCTTTGACAGACCCGGAAGATCTAGCTTAATGACAAACTCTTCATCGCTTTCAATGATATCACATGCCGGAGCAAAATCATGGCCTTTATCTTCTAAAGGCACAATTCGTTCTACAAAGTCTTGTATATCTTTACCCAGCTTTGTTAACTGTTTTTCAATATCAATTGCGAAATCATTCATAGATCCACTGGTCTAATTCAAGTTCACTATTGTATGAGCAATGACAATGCCAAGTTTTAAAGGTGGGATATATTTATGACGTATTGGCATTAATACGTCAGTACCGAATAGTAATTGTCAGATTTGCGTAACCAGAGATCAATTCGTCAGTGTTCCGAGGTCTTCCCAAAAGGCAGGGTACGAAATGGCAGTACAACCGGCATCCAAAACTTGGGATTTATCCTCTGCCATCATACTCAATAC
Above is a window of Fodinibius saliphilus DNA encoding:
- a CDS encoding Hsp20/alpha crystallin family protein, translated to MNDFAIDIEKQLTKLGKDIQDFVERIVPLEDKGHDFAPACDIIESDEEFVIKLDLPGLSKKEINIALKEHVLTVKGERVTELDDEEVFRRQERSTGVFSRSFALPENVNAAETDALFRNGVLTITMPKSEVLNDAQSIPIK